In Bradyrhizobium erythrophlei, a single genomic region encodes these proteins:
- a CDS encoding ATP-binding protein: MERNHRLLSRGGAVAHQNDNRPISTSGRELRLRGDCVGIAAHEKSALEAMAGDNFHRKLKFGPFELSSGERVLQRDGVMLPLGSRALDILIYLAERPGEVVTKKELIDHVWPDVVVEEGSLRVHIAAIRKALGDGKFGNRYITNIQGRGYSFVGSVAGHVDRSTNIPDSRYESSLPARPRRMVGRDLILSDVLESLRKQRFVTLLGPGGIGKTTIAVAAGHALAAEFGGAVYFVDLGSLADPHLVVRAIGTSVGLAPTSNETSQELVDLIRTRKLLIILDNCEHVIQAAAPIAEQLFQEAEQVHLLATSREMLKVEGEHCCRVDPLEFPPTEAEQTADVVARYPAVQLFVERVAARGGNFVLTDREAPLVADMCRKLDGLPLAIELAAGPVAALGMRGTLADLASRLEWLKRGHRTAIPRHQTLRATLDWSYDLLSGMERIVLRRIARFVGQFSLEGARRVAADPGSDHGAIFDAIAGLIEKSLIATRLDQGEPQYRLLETTRAYALEKLEEHGELDPISARHAEYVIQQLDSQKEIRSALPSAERVAAYSWQLSNVRSALEWSFGSHGNDEIAIRLAAASTQLFLELSLLSECRIWAERAIVRLGDQRTDSRRDLEISTSLSFALMHAKGSSELIHKTFARALDAADMQGDAAYELRLLSGLFTYYRWNIDINAALDIASRSKEVALKTRDHDDMALAESLLGAAHHLAGNHLVAFKHFEAGLSHSALGSRFRLGQHLFYHNSLLLVGMARCLLYRGLVDQSLDHAKRAIEEAEKSGHTATLCQSLSLVLPVYLTMADIRRSDQYITRLTELSSASSLKPYGAAATGLRGQWLILQNNLREGIPMLKRALEELHAQRHEMLSMDFVCDLAAGLIEVGEHQEALTMVMNAIDAQHHGGKFLYMPALFRMRGLVLASRSAKDYFEAEESLLTSIDWARRQSASLFELSAATDLAELLLKQHRASEARDRLGAAFDRMPAGMVSPVHERARKTLDRLQPDIEPIG; the protein is encoded by the coding sequence GTGGAACGCAATCACCGGCTGTTGAGCCGGGGTGGTGCGGTTGCACACCAGAACGACAACAGGCCAATATCGACCAGTGGGCGCGAACTCCGGTTACGTGGCGATTGTGTGGGTATTGCGGCACATGAGAAATCTGCGTTGGAAGCCATGGCGGGCGATAACTTTCACAGAAAACTGAAGTTCGGCCCTTTTGAGCTTTCGAGTGGCGAGAGAGTCCTTCAACGCGACGGTGTCATGCTTCCCCTCGGCAGCCGGGCGCTCGATATCTTGATCTATCTTGCCGAGCGTCCCGGCGAAGTCGTCACAAAGAAAGAGCTCATTGATCACGTCTGGCCGGACGTTGTGGTCGAGGAGGGAAGCCTCCGCGTCCATATTGCCGCGATCCGAAAAGCGCTTGGGGACGGCAAATTCGGAAACCGGTACATCACGAACATCCAGGGCAGAGGCTATTCGTTTGTCGGCTCTGTGGCTGGACATGTCGACCGAAGCACCAATATTCCAGACAGTCGCTACGAGAGCAGCCTGCCCGCGCGCCCCCGCAGGATGGTCGGGCGCGACCTCATCCTGAGCGACGTTCTAGAGAGCCTTCGCAAACAGCGGTTCGTCACCCTGCTTGGCCCGGGCGGCATCGGGAAGACCACCATTGCCGTGGCTGCCGGCCACGCCCTTGCCGCGGAGTTCGGCGGAGCGGTCTATTTCGTCGATTTGGGAAGCCTTGCCGATCCGCATCTTGTCGTTCGGGCCATCGGGACGTCCGTGGGGCTTGCGCCGACGTCGAACGAAACGAGCCAGGAACTCGTCGATCTCATCCGCACGAGAAAACTTCTTATTATCCTCGATAACTGCGAGCACGTGATACAGGCAGCCGCGCCGATCGCCGAGCAGCTCTTTCAGGAAGCTGAACAAGTCCATCTTCTCGCCACAAGTCGTGAAATGCTGAAGGTGGAAGGCGAACATTGCTGCCGCGTCGATCCCTTGGAGTTTCCGCCGACCGAAGCGGAGCAAACGGCGGATGTCGTGGCGCGGTATCCCGCTGTCCAGCTCTTCGTCGAGCGCGTAGCGGCCAGAGGTGGCAATTTCGTTCTTACAGACCGTGAGGCACCGTTGGTCGCTGATATGTGCCGCAAACTGGACGGATTGCCGCTCGCGATCGAATTGGCCGCCGGCCCCGTGGCTGCGCTGGGCATGAGGGGCACTCTCGCGGATTTGGCGTCTCGGCTGGAGTGGCTGAAACGTGGCCATCGCACCGCGATTCCCAGGCATCAGACGCTAAGGGCGACGCTGGATTGGAGCTACGACCTGCTGTCGGGCATGGAGAGAATTGTCCTCAGGCGAATTGCCCGGTTTGTCGGACAATTCAGCCTTGAAGGAGCAAGACGTGTCGCGGCCGACCCTGGCTCCGACCATGGAGCGATATTTGACGCCATCGCCGGTCTGATCGAGAAGTCGTTGATTGCGACCCGGCTTGACCAGGGCGAACCGCAGTACCGGTTGCTGGAGACGACGCGGGCATATGCGCTCGAGAAACTGGAGGAGCATGGTGAGCTCGACCCGATCTCGGCGCGACATGCGGAATACGTGATCCAACAGCTCGACTCGCAAAAGGAGATACGATCGGCTCTGCCAAGCGCTGAAAGAGTTGCGGCCTATTCCTGGCAACTCAGCAATGTTCGATCGGCGCTGGAATGGAGCTTCGGATCGCACGGCAACGACGAGATTGCGATAAGGCTTGCGGCCGCCTCAACGCAATTGTTTCTCGAGCTTTCGCTGTTGAGCGAATGTCGAATTTGGGCGGAGCGCGCAATCGTTCGTCTCGGAGATCAGCGCACGGATTCTCGTCGGGATTTGGAAATCTCGACGTCACTATCCTTCGCCTTGATGCACGCCAAAGGGAGTAGCGAGCTGATTCACAAGACATTCGCTCGCGCGCTCGACGCTGCGGACATGCAGGGAGACGCTGCCTACGAGTTGCGGCTTCTGAGCGGGCTCTTCACGTATTACCGTTGGAATATCGACATCAATGCTGCGCTCGATATCGCCTCTCGAAGCAAAGAAGTGGCCCTGAAAACCAGGGACCACGATGACATGGCGCTCGCTGAATCGCTGTTGGGCGCTGCCCATCATCTGGCCGGAAATCACCTCGTCGCGTTTAAGCATTTCGAAGCCGGGCTTAGCCACTCTGCCTTGGGCTCGCGCTTCCGCTTGGGGCAACACCTGTTTTATCACAACAGTCTTTTACTTGTCGGAATGGCCCGGTGTCTGCTGTACAGAGGTCTGGTAGATCAGTCACTTGATCACGCAAAGCGTGCCATAGAAGAAGCGGAGAAATCCGGTCATACCGCCACGCTTTGTCAATCTCTTAGCCTGGTTCTTCCGGTGTATTTGACGATGGCGGACATTCGCCGATCGGACCAATACATCACGCGGCTGACTGAACTCTCATCAGCCTCTTCGCTGAAGCCATACGGCGCCGCGGCGACGGGTCTGAGAGGCCAGTGGTTGATCCTCCAGAATAATCTCCGCGAGGGGATTCCGATGCTGAAAAGAGCTCTGGAAGAACTTCACGCCCAACGCCATGAAATGCTCAGCATGGACTTTGTCTGTGACCTGGCCGCGGGTCTCATCGAGGTTGGCGAGCACCAGGAGGCTCTGACGATGGTCATGAACGCCATAGATGCGCAGCATCACGGCGGGAAATTTCTATACATGCCT
- a CDS encoding LuxR C-terminal-related transcriptional regulator, with protein sequence MIEPSSSHNAIGAGISAFASAGRLPFLATKIVPARLGGLVARPRLLAMLSGLPAKQLGVIKAPAGFGKTSLAAAWAEQLEQNGCAVAWLTIDSDDDEATRFLFYLSQAVHRACPDVGASAIELILENNLIDPPAVLSSLINDLTEVEEDVYFFFEDYHWLSAARIHQTVAYFLKHAPSHCHVVLTTRTEPPLPLATLRAQNQLIEIDAAALRFDMQETVAFLDRARPGVLELPEVLLLQRKTEGWPAALRIIVSMASQSGPDLKEYVHSLSGSQRPIAAYLSEMLDALPAELVDFLLRTAILDRLSGPLCEAVTGASTSRTILTALSQRQMLLTPLGNDGVWHRCHTLLAEYLRQRLEADADIDIPELHRRASLWHASQELWTEAVQHAIAAGDSDRAIGWIKNCAMALITRGDLFTLLEWRRLFPGELMRSQPEVRMAIAWGLALALRFEEALQLATEIQQDVDANDPRQSDLLSECRAIRALTIGLMDDTERALPLAQDCVNNSSDPWAANVASNVVRYCHMKAGDLKQFYATPWIPYSIEEDHRNAFASVYRRCLQGLAEERQIRLAAADAQYREGLRIAEQGVGPNSVAAALPASLIARIRYEDGQIDEAESWIIDRVPLIISGTMHECVLSAYFVLARVAAARMNFDRTRTILEQAENQGVARGWGRLSASAIAEQARLHLNDGRIDEAAACVDRLERLARKYAAVRPCAWSEIEWYHKLARAHLLGQQDRPDDAISILQVLQHDTEAAQHRYFLIRSAIHLSAVQLKAGKTAEAVNRFRRVLTACASAGLYQTVLDEGPIIDQILQATQVNRNIGADLMSYVDRLMGGVERAQQDRLAPASRPQLLGALSPRETDILQLIAHGLSNKEVARRLDIGPETVKSHLKSVFTKLGVERRSQAVARAQTLGLVITE encoded by the coding sequence TTGATCGAACCCAGCTCAAGCCACAATGCAATTGGAGCTGGAATAAGTGCCTTCGCCAGCGCAGGACGGTTGCCGTTCCTGGCGACGAAGATCGTGCCGGCTCGACTTGGCGGCCTTGTCGCCCGTCCGCGGCTGCTGGCGATGCTGTCCGGGCTCCCGGCCAAGCAACTTGGGGTCATCAAAGCGCCGGCGGGGTTCGGTAAAACCTCGCTCGCGGCTGCCTGGGCCGAACAGCTTGAGCAAAACGGCTGTGCCGTTGCATGGCTTACCATCGACTCGGACGACGACGAAGCCACACGGTTTCTGTTCTATTTGTCGCAGGCCGTGCACCGCGCCTGTCCCGACGTCGGCGCCAGCGCGATCGAGTTGATCCTGGAGAATAACCTGATCGACCCGCCAGCGGTTCTATCAAGCCTGATCAACGACCTGACAGAGGTGGAAGAGGACGTATACTTCTTTTTTGAGGACTACCACTGGCTCAGCGCTGCTCGCATCCATCAAACCGTCGCGTATTTTCTGAAGCACGCGCCTTCCCACTGTCACGTCGTGCTGACGACACGTACAGAGCCGCCGCTGCCGCTCGCGACCTTGCGAGCCCAGAATCAGCTGATCGAAATCGATGCCGCCGCCCTGCGGTTTGACATGCAGGAGACGGTGGCATTTCTCGACCGCGCCAGACCCGGGGTGCTGGAGCTCCCCGAGGTCCTGCTCTTGCAGCGCAAGACCGAAGGGTGGCCAGCCGCCTTGCGAATTATCGTGTCCATGGCCTCACAATCCGGGCCTGACCTGAAAGAGTATGTGCACAGTCTCTCGGGTTCACAGCGTCCGATCGCGGCCTATCTGTCGGAGATGCTTGATGCACTGCCGGCCGAATTGGTCGACTTCTTGCTGCGAACGGCCATTCTTGATCGGCTCTCCGGTCCATTATGCGAGGCCGTAACCGGCGCGAGTACGAGCCGCACAATCCTGACAGCGCTTTCGCAACGCCAGATGCTGCTCACACCGCTTGGCAACGACGGTGTTTGGCACCGTTGCCACACGCTGCTCGCCGAGTACCTGAGACAGCGGCTGGAGGCGGACGCCGATATCGACATCCCGGAGCTGCACAGGCGCGCCTCCCTTTGGCACGCCTCACAGGAACTATGGACCGAAGCAGTTCAGCATGCGATCGCGGCCGGCGATTCGGATCGCGCAATCGGCTGGATCAAGAATTGCGCCATGGCTTTGATCACGAGGGGCGATCTGTTCACCCTGCTTGAATGGCGGCGTCTGTTTCCCGGCGAACTGATGCGAAGCCAGCCCGAGGTGAGAATGGCGATCGCCTGGGGGTTGGCGCTGGCGCTGCGTTTTGAAGAGGCCCTGCAACTCGCAACCGAAATTCAGCAGGACGTCGATGCAAATGATCCACGGCAAAGCGACCTGCTGTCGGAATGCCGGGCGATTCGCGCCCTCACCATCGGGCTTATGGACGACACCGAACGCGCGCTGCCTTTGGCGCAGGACTGCGTGAATAACTCTTCCGATCCGTGGGCGGCGAACGTCGCCTCGAATGTCGTTCGCTATTGCCACATGAAAGCGGGAGACCTCAAGCAATTCTACGCCACACCATGGATCCCATATTCGATCGAAGAGGATCACAGGAACGCATTTGCTTCGGTATACCGGCGCTGTCTTCAAGGGCTTGCCGAGGAGCGGCAGATACGTCTTGCGGCAGCGGATGCGCAGTATCGCGAGGGCCTGCGGATCGCCGAACAAGGCGTCGGACCGAATTCGGTTGCGGCGGCTTTGCCGGCAAGTCTGATCGCAAGAATAAGGTATGAGGACGGTCAGATCGACGAGGCGGAGAGCTGGATTATCGACCGGGTGCCGCTGATCATCTCCGGCACGATGCACGAATGCGTGTTGAGCGCCTATTTCGTCCTCGCCAGAGTCGCTGCCGCCCGGATGAACTTCGATCGAACCCGCACGATCCTGGAACAGGCGGAAAATCAGGGCGTCGCACGCGGCTGGGGCAGGCTCTCAGCCAGCGCAATAGCAGAGCAAGCGCGGCTTCACCTGAACGATGGCCGCATCGATGAGGCCGCCGCTTGCGTCGATCGGCTGGAGCGCCTGGCGCGAAAGTACGCGGCAGTGAGGCCTTGCGCCTGGTCGGAAATTGAATGGTATCACAAGCTGGCGCGCGCGCACTTATTGGGGCAACAGGACCGTCCCGACGACGCCATATCGATCCTGCAGGTTCTGCAACACGACACCGAAGCGGCGCAGCATCGTTACTTCCTGATCCGAAGCGCGATTCATCTGTCGGCAGTTCAGCTCAAGGCAGGCAAAACCGCGGAGGCTGTGAACCGCTTTCGCCGCGTTCTGACCGCGTGCGCATCAGCCGGCCTTTACCAGACCGTTTTGGACGAGGGGCCGATCATCGACCAAATTCTCCAGGCGACCCAGGTCAACAGAAACATTGGCGCGGATCTGATGTCCTATGTCGACAGGCTCATGGGGGGTGTCGAGCGCGCGCAACAGGATCGACTTGCACCGGCTTCAAGACCACAGCTTCTCGGCGCATTGAGCCCGCGTGAAACCGATATTCTGCAGCTAATCGCGCACGGATTATCGAACAAGGAAGTCGCCCGGCGCCTCGACATCGGTCCAGAGACGGTCAAATCGCATCTCAAGAGCGTTTTCACCAAACTCGGTGTCGAACGGCGCTCACAGGCGGTGGCGCGCGCGCAGACCCTCGGTCTCGTCATCACGGAATGA
- a CDS encoding ATP-binding protein, producing MGDENRKFLSFGPFELSIDSRRLTNGTQTVALGARAMDILISLVEQPNKVVGKHDLIERVWPNQRADEVSLRVHISALRKALAQGDPSRRYIANVPGRGYSFIVPIATSFLQTPEPKAARHAWLPARLERMVGRNATVAAIQAKLAEQKFVTIVGPGGIGKTTVAVAVAHEMRSIFDGEVRFVDLSPLDDVSLVAPAVASAFGLAIQTADVLPLLIDRLAGPPKLLVLDSCEHLIDGASALAEKLFGHVPTLHLLVTSREALRAEGENVHELAALAYPPEDQTLLASDALKYPAVQLLVDRVKALQRQFDLHDLDAPVAAGICRRLDGIALAIELAAGRVDVYGLGKTASLLDDRLDLSWAGRRTAMPRHQTLNAALEWSYDLLDEEQKHVLNRLSVFSGGFAFEAAIAVVADDAVDEAKVADCLWELRSKSMIALYGQTARLRLLDTTRAFAARRLTEAGEQGLFRRRHALYFSDLFRQGASMDVSGWPKALAIEVGNLRAAMNWAFSDAGDAKVGVDLAAASASTWMGMALLTECRQWMAKAISCLDAMNSGSRQEMIIQSALASSMMFTLGMTEESYAGWAKARRLAEGLGDVEFQLVSLLVLWAHRIRLPRYAEAIELAERCAEVAEASGDRGAVATASYMRGVTYHHTGRLAHAESMLEASLHHDVEAVRKAIIERFGYDRKTDALAVLANLVWLRGAPDQARRLGRMSIAEARQLDQAVPLCVALTWTALTAYLTNPEDGEADALANELVEHAGKHAVDSYYGFGFAMQALGKVRQGEVEAATDLLYSGLEKLSAARYGVFHPILQAEFARCLAVLGHTRQAVAVFERAEINLDDEHQLFVPELLRIRGELALRGREGLDACKGYFLRAIEISDRRGSLSWTLRTATSLAIAETSDAGREEAKSILRATLAKFRDGSDTFDLRLANRVLDGSYRRDQGIGIAY from the coding sequence ATGGGCGATGAGAATCGGAAATTTCTGAGCTTCGGCCCTTTCGAACTTTCGATTGACAGCAGGCGTCTGACGAACGGTACGCAGACCGTAGCCCTCGGCGCCCGTGCCATGGACATCCTCATTTCTCTGGTCGAACAGCCAAACAAGGTTGTCGGCAAGCACGATTTGATCGAGCGTGTCTGGCCCAACCAAAGGGCCGACGAGGTCAGCCTTCGTGTCCACATCTCGGCTTTGCGAAAGGCCCTGGCTCAAGGCGATCCCAGCAGGCGATATATCGCAAACGTGCCGGGGCGCGGCTACAGTTTCATCGTCCCGATTGCGACGTCCTTTCTGCAAACGCCCGAACCAAAGGCGGCGCGTCATGCGTGGCTGCCCGCTCGTCTGGAGCGCATGGTTGGTCGTAACGCGACCGTTGCAGCGATCCAGGCGAAGCTTGCCGAGCAGAAGTTCGTTACGATCGTTGGGCCCGGAGGCATAGGGAAGACGACCGTGGCAGTGGCGGTCGCGCATGAGATGCGCTCGATCTTCGACGGTGAAGTTCGTTTCGTGGATCTCAGTCCGCTTGATGACGTCTCTCTCGTCGCACCCGCCGTGGCGAGCGCATTCGGGCTTGCGATCCAAACAGCCGATGTGCTTCCGCTTTTGATCGACCGTTTGGCTGGACCGCCCAAGCTCCTTGTGCTCGACAGTTGCGAACATCTAATCGATGGCGCCTCCGCTCTCGCAGAAAAGCTGTTCGGTCATGTGCCGACACTGCACCTGCTCGTGACCAGCCGGGAAGCGTTGCGCGCCGAAGGAGAGAACGTTCACGAACTCGCCGCGCTTGCGTACCCTCCGGAAGATCAGACCCTCCTGGCGTCGGATGCCCTGAAATACCCCGCTGTCCAGTTGCTGGTTGACCGCGTCAAAGCCTTGCAGCGGCAATTCGACTTGCACGATCTGGATGCGCCGGTTGCCGCCGGAATCTGCCGGCGGCTGGATGGCATTGCTTTGGCGATCGAACTGGCAGCAGGCAGGGTCGACGTCTATGGCCTCGGCAAGACCGCAAGCCTGCTGGACGATCGCCTGGATCTGTCGTGGGCTGGGCGTCGGACGGCGATGCCGAGGCATCAGACGCTGAACGCCGCGCTGGAATGGAGCTACGATCTTCTCGATGAAGAGCAAAAGCACGTTCTCAACAGGCTGAGCGTGTTCTCGGGTGGATTCGCCTTCGAGGCGGCGATCGCCGTCGTTGCCGATGACGCGGTCGACGAAGCAAAGGTCGCCGACTGTCTTTGGGAGCTGCGATCGAAATCGATGATTGCCCTTTACGGGCAAACCGCACGACTGCGTCTGCTCGACACCACCCGCGCCTTTGCCGCGCGGCGGCTGACTGAAGCGGGAGAGCAGGGCTTGTTCCGGCGCCGCCACGCGCTTTATTTCAGCGACTTGTTCAGACAGGGAGCCTCGATGGATGTGTCGGGCTGGCCCAAAGCGCTTGCGATCGAGGTCGGCAATCTCAGGGCCGCCATGAACTGGGCATTTTCCGATGCGGGCGATGCGAAAGTTGGTGTTGATCTTGCGGCGGCATCGGCGAGCACCTGGATGGGGATGGCCCTGCTGACCGAATGCCGGCAGTGGATGGCGAAGGCCATTAGCTGTCTCGACGCGATGAATTCAGGTTCGCGGCAAGAAATGATCATTCAGTCTGCGCTCGCCAGCAGCATGATGTTCACGCTTGGCATGACCGAGGAGTCATATGCCGGGTGGGCCAAAGCGAGGCGTCTTGCCGAGGGTCTCGGCGACGTCGAATTTCAGCTCGTCTCGTTGCTTGTTCTCTGGGCTCACAGGATCAGGCTTCCACGATACGCAGAAGCCATCGAATTGGCGGAACGCTGCGCAGAGGTCGCCGAAGCGTCCGGCGATCGCGGCGCTGTCGCAACCGCGAGCTATATGCGGGGCGTAACCTACCACCACACCGGGCGATTGGCGCACGCCGAGAGTATGCTTGAGGCTTCCCTGCATCACGATGTCGAAGCTGTTCGAAAGGCTATCATCGAGCGATTTGGCTACGATCGCAAAACGGACGCATTGGCCGTTTTGGCGAACCTGGTCTGGCTACGGGGCGCACCCGATCAAGCGCGGCGGCTCGGCCGGATGTCGATCGCCGAGGCTCGCCAGCTCGATCAGGCCGTGCCGCTCTGCGTTGCGCTCACCTGGACGGCGCTCACCGCGTATCTGACAAATCCGGAGGACGGCGAGGCCGATGCTCTCGCCAATGAGCTTGTCGAGCACGCCGGAAAACACGCGGTGGATAGTTATTACGGTTTCGGCTTTGCCATGCAGGCGCTCGGCAAGGTCAGGCAAGGCGAGGTCGAAGCGGCCACCGATTTGCTTTATTCAGGATTGGAGAAGCTGTCTGCGGCTCGCTACGGTGTTTTCCATCCGATCTTGCAAGCAGAGTTTGCGCGGTGCTTGGCGGTTCTTGGCCACACCCGGCAGGCCGTTGCTGTTTTCGAGCGTGCGGAAATCAACCTTGATGACGAACACCAGCTTTTTGTCCCCGAGTTACTTCGGATCAGGGGCGAACTGGCCTTGCGCGGCCGCGAAGGGTTGGATGCCTGCAAAGGGTACTTTCTCCGCGCGATCGAGATATCGGACAGGCGAGGAAGCTTGTCGTGGACGCTGAGAACGGCGACAAGCCTCGCCATCGCCGAGACGTCGGATGCGGGACGAGAAGAGGCGAAGTCGATCCTGCGCGCCACTCTTGCGAAATTCCGCGATGGATCGGACACGTTCGACCTGAGACTGGCCAATCGTGTATTGGACGGCTCTTACCGGCGCGATCAAGGCATCGGGATCGCGTACTGA
- a CDS encoding ATP-binding protein produces MRDTEVVKLGGRSFDILLALADRPGEVVTQKELIAKVWPDVFVENVSLRVHVAALRKALDCDGTRCLATVPGRGYCLVAPIVRETIEELPESVPAIEPAYPLPPPLARMVGRDEDVRAICEELLARRFVTVVGAGGVGKTTTVLSAAHELLDEFLGAVCLVELSPVNSPQFLASAITSAFRLPVRAQDPIPELATHLRGKRVLLVLDSCEHLIAEAARVAERLFREASDLYILATSREALRVEGEHIYPLPPLISPPEDEKLTAAEALAYPAVQLFVNRIVSAGFSKGLVDEDARIVSGMCRQLGGIALAIELAAGRVAAYGIRDTASLLNGQFALLWPGRRTAPPRQQTLNATLDWSYDLLSDDERRVFRQLSVFTGGFTLDAACGVVTGDGPGSLEFHRIVASLVAKSLASADPGASKRYRLLDMTRTYAGSKLQQAGESLDLCRRHATYYRDLLAQAARENQDPRALAAEIENIRAALSWSFKPSGDSELGVQLAALSATTWLGLGLLTECHDWMRTAYQLLDDTPAPLPQHLGICMALASTLLFTASDIGEFKPVWNKAFGLAVSLGDVESQMSCHLALWALQIRVPHYADCLAVAEDCLRTAERADNSGAIGQAEWMLGQSNLHLGRPEEAMSHYQRFITVDTEASRLAMMKQTGYDRRSDALGNLSFLWWLTGSPEQALRIGSEAVSVARSLEFPLPIAVAGMWNGLTHYFIESDIDKIEADMVDLVEHARTHGIVQFQGFGLSILGLCQARRGQLDEARRLVEEGLRLQDASHIRVFHPAIRSELAEAAANLGRLEVAESILQQNDRDDVNDPEHWWTPEILRVKSVVAEATGRMDDGVDLCRRAAALARRRGALSFELRAATTLGRMSAPHPHEALELLDSVYGRFAEGFHTPDLLKAKRLIDELKMSGDRPGLQYST; encoded by the coding sequence ATGAGGGACACTGAGGTCGTCAAGCTGGGCGGCCGCTCGTTCGACATCTTGCTCGCTTTGGCGGACAGACCTGGCGAAGTCGTTACCCAGAAAGAGTTGATCGCGAAGGTTTGGCCAGACGTTTTTGTCGAAAACGTCAGTCTTCGCGTTCATGTTGCGGCGCTGCGTAAAGCGCTGGACTGTGATGGTACGCGTTGCCTCGCGACCGTGCCCGGCCGCGGTTATTGCCTTGTCGCCCCGATCGTGCGGGAAACGATCGAGGAATTGCCCGAGTCGGTTCCCGCTATTGAGCCCGCATATCCATTGCCCCCGCCACTCGCCCGAATGGTGGGCCGGGATGAGGACGTCCGCGCGATCTGCGAAGAACTGCTTGCACGCAGGTTCGTGACCGTCGTTGGAGCGGGAGGAGTAGGAAAGACCACAACTGTCCTATCCGCCGCGCATGAGCTCCTTGACGAATTTCTTGGCGCGGTGTGCCTTGTCGAACTCAGTCCTGTCAATTCCCCGCAGTTTCTGGCGTCAGCGATCACGTCCGCCTTTCGTCTTCCAGTTCGGGCGCAAGATCCGATACCGGAACTGGCCACGCATCTCCGCGGCAAGCGCGTCTTGCTCGTCCTCGATAGTTGCGAGCACCTCATCGCGGAAGCGGCCAGGGTCGCGGAGCGGCTCTTTCGAGAAGCCTCGGACCTTTACATCCTGGCGACGAGCCGCGAAGCGTTGCGGGTGGAGGGCGAGCACATTTACCCGTTGCCTCCACTGATCAGCCCGCCAGAGGATGAGAAACTCACCGCTGCCGAAGCTCTTGCGTATCCGGCCGTGCAATTGTTCGTCAATCGCATCGTAAGTGCCGGGTTCAGCAAGGGGCTTGTCGACGAGGACGCACGGATCGTGAGCGGGATGTGCCGCCAGCTCGGCGGCATCGCGCTCGCGATCGAGCTCGCCGCCGGACGTGTCGCAGCCTACGGCATTCGCGATACCGCATCGCTTCTCAACGGCCAGTTCGCGTTGCTCTGGCCCGGCCGGCGGACCGCGCCGCCTCGTCAGCAAACGCTGAACGCGACGCTTGACTGGAGCTACGATCTGCTTTCGGACGACGAAAGAAGGGTATTCCGGCAGTTATCCGTCTTTACAGGCGGGTTCACGCTCGACGCCGCCTGCGGCGTGGTGACCGGTGACGGGCCGGGAAGCTTGGAGTTTCACCGAATCGTCGCGAGTTTGGTCGCGAAGTCTCTCGCCTCCGCCGATCCCGGCGCGTCGAAGCGTTATCGTCTGCTGGACATGACCCGGACCTATGCCGGGTCAAAGCTGCAGCAGGCAGGCGAGAGCCTCGATTTGTGCCGGCGACACGCTACCTACTACCGCGATCTGCTGGCGCAAGCGGCGCGTGAAAACCAGGACCCTCGGGCGCTGGCGGCGGAAATCGAGAATATTCGCGCGGCGCTCAGTTGGTCGTTCAAGCCCTCGGGCGATTCCGAGTTGGGCGTGCAATTGGCTGCGTTATCCGCGACGACCTGGCTCGGTTTGGGCCTTCTCACCGAGTGCCATGATTGGATGAGGACAGCATACCAGCTCCTCGACGACACGCCCGCACCACTGCCGCAGCATCTGGGAATCTGCATGGCACTCGCGAGCACGCTGCTGTTCACCGCGAGCGATATCGGCGAATTCAAACCCGTCTGGAACAAGGCCTTCGGCCTTGCCGTGAGCCTCGGCGACGTCGAAAGCCAGATGAGTTGCCATCTTGCCTTGTGGGCCCTCCAGATTCGTGTACCGCATTACGCCGACTGTCTTGCGGTAGCCGAAGATTGTCTGCGCACGGCCGAGCGCGCCGACAATTCAGGCGCGATCGGTCAAGCAGAATGGATGCTGGGACAATCGAATCTGCACCTCGGACGGCCGGAAGAGGCAATGAGCCACTATCAGCGCTTCATTACGGTGGATACAGAAGCGTCGCGGTTGGCCATGATGAAGCAAACTGGCTATGACAGACGCTCGGACGCTCTCGGTAATCTTTCGTTTCTTTGGTGGCTGACCGGATCACCCGAACAGGCCCTGCGCATTGGTAGCGAAGCGGTATCCGTGGCCCGATCGCTGGAGTTCCCGCTGCCAATCGCGGTCGCCGGCATGTGGAACGGCCTCACTCATTATTTCATCGAGTCCGATATCGACAAGATCGAAGCCGACATGGTTGATCTGGTTGAGCATGCGCGGACGCACGGGATAGTTCAGTTCCAGGGGTTTGGGCTGTCGATACTGGGTCTTTGCCAGGCGCGACGCGGCCAACTCGATGAGGCACGCCGGCTCGTCGAAGAAGGCTTGCGATTGCAGGACGCATCGCACATCCGTGTATTCCATCCTGCCATAAGGAGCGAACTTGCAGAGGCGGCCGCAAATCTGGGCCGGCTGGAAGTCGCCGAATCGATTCTTCAGCAGAACGACAGAGACGACGTCAACGATCCCGAACATTGGTGGACGCCCGAAATCTTGCGGGTAAAGAGTGTGGTGGCCGAAGCGACCGGGCGGATGGATGATGGTGTTGATCTTTGTCGGCGGGCCGCTGCGCTCGCACGCCGTCGGGGAGCGCTTTCATTTGAGCTGCGCGCCGCAACAACGCTAGGCCGAATGAGCGCGCCTCACCCGCATGAGGCGCTGGAATTGCTTGACTCTGTCTATGGGAGGTTTGCGGAGGGATTCCATACTCCCGATCTCCTGAAGGCGAAGCGATTGATCGATGAGCTTAAAATGTCAGGCGATCGCCCAGGCTTGCAGTACTCGACTTGA